From Methanobacterium alcaliphilum, one genomic window encodes:
- a CDS encoding galactosyltransferase-related protein: MIKKQVKKHIKRSGTYRVLEIDKNKLESQYSKIKILCDNINAENKSLLNQLKNKEEQEKKLIKSLKNKEEQKRNLNLLIRNLKAENKDLKSSLKDNLINKQKIQNYSNLTVIIPYRKTTDKQREENVEITLNYLSKLGIKNLVISEHSDFSAENDLNAYENLFDSFRVIFSNSNGESFNRSLAANKGALYSKTPYICIHDMDCLAEKINLEKSLNLLDEGFEIVFPFNRRIKDIENKSEFTKSYDFNAVDSIEQKRDLNDGCIVFWNKQSFIEVGMLNEYFKGWGGEDNEIMIRADLLNIKQIRIDEIVYHLYHDQPRIRSKNNSELLRKMLQMDKEEVLNEIRKWPWAIEAKKLSMENKT; encoded by the coding sequence ATGATAAAAAAGCAAGTTAAAAAGCATATAAAAAGGAGTGGGACTTACAGAGTTTTAGAAATAGATAAAAATAAGCTTGAATCCCAATACTCTAAAATTAAAATATTATGCGACAATATTAACGCCGAAAACAAGTCCTTGTTAAATCAATTGAAAAATAAAGAAGAACAAGAAAAAAAACTTATAAAATCATTGAAAAATAAAGAAGAACAAAAACGAAATCTTAATTTGTTAATTCGAAATTTAAAAGCTGAAAACAAAGACCTAAAATCTTCTTTAAAAGATAATTTAATAAATAAACAAAAAATACAAAATTATTCCAATTTAACAGTTATTATACCCTACCGTAAGACGACGGATAAACAAAGAGAAGAAAACGTAGAAATAACTTTGAATTATCTAAGCAAACTGGGAATAAAAAATCTTGTGATATCAGAACATTCTGATTTTTCTGCAGAAAATGATTTGAATGCATATGAAAATTTATTTGATTCATTTAGAGTTATTTTTAGTAATTCAAATGGAGAAAGTTTTAATAGATCCCTAGCAGCAAATAAAGGAGCATTATATTCAAAAACACCATACATTTGTATACATGACATGGATTGTTTAGCTGAGAAGATTAATCTAGAAAAATCACTCAATTTATTGGATGAAGGTTTTGAGATCGTATTTCCATTCAATAGGCGTATTAAAGACATAGAAAATAAATCAGAATTTACAAAATCATATGACTTTAATGCAGTTGATTCCATAGAACAAAAACGGGATTTGAATGATGGATGTATTGTTTTTTGGAATAAACAATCATTTATTGAAGTTGGCATGTTAAATGAATATTTCAAGGGTTGGGGCGGGGAAGATAACGAAATCATGATACGGGCAGATTTACTAAATATTAAACAAATACGAATAGATGAAATAGTATATCACCTCTACCATGATCAACCACGAATAAGATCAAAAAATAACTCAGAACTACTTCGAAAAATGTTACAAATGGACAAAGAAGAAGTTCTTAATGAAATAAGAAAATGGCCATGGGCCATAGAAGCTAAAAAATTGAGTATGGAGAATAAAACATGA
- the rfbC gene encoding dTDP-4-dehydrorhamnose 3,5-epimerase — MSKFKFTETSIEGVHIIEPTVFGDERGYFMETYHEGEFKEAGLDMKFVQDNQSKSKKGVLRGLHFQYTKPQGKLVRAIKGEVFDVAVDLRKDSATYGKWEGIILSEENKKQFYVPEGFGHGFLVLSDEAEFTYKCTSFYEAADEGGILWDDPEIGIEWPLEDIGEVILSDKDKMWKTLKETDVDF; from the coding sequence ATGAGTAAATTCAAATTCACAGAAACATCTATTGAAGGAGTTCATATTATAGAACCTACTGTGTTTGGTGATGAGCGAGGTTATTTTATGGAAACATATCATGAGGGCGAATTTAAAGAAGCCGGGCTTGATATGAAATTTGTCCAAGATAATCAATCTAAATCTAAAAAAGGAGTTCTAAGGGGACTTCACTTCCAATATACTAAACCTCAGGGAAAACTTGTTAGGGCTATAAAAGGGGAAGTTTTTGATGTGGCTGTTGATTTGAGGAAGGATTCAGCTACTTACGGAAAATGGGAAGGAATAATCCTTTCTGAAGAAAATAAAAAACAATTTTATGTTCCAGAAGGGTTTGGGCACGGATTTTTAGTATTGTCTGATGAAGCAGAATTTACTTATAAATGCACCAGCTTTTATGAAGCTGCAGATGAAGGCGGAATCCTCTGGGATGATCCCGAGATAGGAATTGAATGGCCACTTGAAGATATCGGAGAAGTTATTTTATCTGATAAAGATAAAATGTGGAAAACCTTAAAAGAAACGGATGTTGATTTTTAA
- the rfbB gene encoding dTDP-glucose 4,6-dehydratase has translation MTKILITGGAGFIGSNFVRYMLDKYPDYEIINLDDLTYCGNLENLSGIEENPNYIFIKGNINDKKLIHEIVSDVDYIINFAAESHVDRSIKDPEIFIKSNILGTQVLLDAAKEFGINKFLQISTDEVYGSLGKDGYFREDTPLAANSPYSASKAGADLMVRAYHKTFKLPINITRCSNNYGPYQFPEKLIPLMISNALEDKELPVYGDGLNVRDWLHVYDHCTAIDLVLHKGKSGEVYNIGGNNEKPNIEIIKLILENLEKSETLIKYVEDRLGHDRRYAIDSSKIQKELGWEPKYTFETGIAETIQWYLDNPDWMEKVKSGEYQGYYEKMYG, from the coding sequence ATGACAAAAATACTTATTACTGGTGGAGCCGGGTTCATTGGCAGTAACTTTGTTAGATATATGCTGGACAAATATCCAGATTATGAAATCATAAATTTAGATGATCTAACCTACTGTGGAAACTTAGAAAATCTAAGTGGGATCGAAGAAAACCCCAATTACATTTTTATCAAAGGCAATATAAACGATAAAAAATTAATTCATGAAATTGTTTCAGATGTGGATTATATTATAAATTTTGCAGCTGAATCCCATGTAGATCGAAGTATAAAAGATCCTGAAATATTCATCAAATCCAATATATTAGGTACGCAGGTTCTTCTAGATGCAGCCAAAGAATTTGGAATAAATAAGTTTTTACAGATATCTACAGATGAAGTCTATGGTTCTTTAGGAAAAGATGGTTATTTCAGAGAAGACACCCCTCTTGCAGCAAACAGCCCATATTCTGCCAGTAAAGCAGGAGCAGATTTAATGGTTAGAGCTTATCACAAGACCTTTAAGTTACCCATTAACATCACCAGATGCTCAAATAATTATGGTCCTTACCAATTCCCTGAGAAATTAATTCCATTGATGATTTCTAATGCCCTTGAAGATAAGGAATTACCGGTTTACGGGGATGGTTTGAATGTAAGGGACTGGTTACATGTATATGACCACTGCACCGCCATAGATCTTGTTCTTCATAAAGGGAAATCTGGAGAAGTGTATAATATCGGTGGAAATAATGAGAAACCCAATATAGAAATTATTAAATTAATTCTTGAAAACCTAGAAAAATCTGAAACTCTCATTAAATATGTTGAAGACCGATTAGGTCATGACAGGAGATATGCTATTGATTCCAGTAAAATACAGAAAGAATTAGGATGGGAACCTAAATATACCTTTGAAACAGGTATTGCTGAAACTATCCAATGGTATTTAGATAACCCCGATTGGATGGAAAAAGTAAAAAGTGGAGAATATCAAGGTTATTACGAGAAGATGTATGGGTAA